Proteins from a single region of Budorcas taxicolor isolate Tak-1 chromosome 7, Takin1.1, whole genome shotgun sequence:
- the CBARP gene encoding voltage-dependent calcium channel beta subunit-associated regulatory protein, whose amino-acid sequence MQPTATMATAAASTTSATVALTTTWDNATDRPTAEPGPVLDSYLLLMVVMALFVGGALAVLSGALLLCRRCWEAHRRLHRAPEEAEKTTTTYLDNGAHPAQDPEFRGEDPEGQDTETQRFLSTSSTGRRVSFNEAALFEQSRKAQDKGRRYTLTEGDFHHLKNARLTHLHLPPLKIVTIHECDSGEASATATPHPTVAPKASLAIFQPPGKALTGRSVGPSSALPGDPYNSAVGPANFGISPSASSDSGEGSSLDTGARSTKPGVQGAAAGLGEAGPGPGPVLQFFTRLRRHASLDGASPYFKVKKWKLEPSQRASSLDTRGSPKRHHFQRQRAASESMEQEEGDAPHVDFIQYIASAGDTMVFPSPRPFLASPTSPPPSLGRLEAAEEVSAAGGASPESPLERGIIAGPEQLQDSDGERDAGLEQAPTIYRDIWSLRASLELHAAASSDHSSSGNDRDSVRSGDSSGSGSGGAAPVFPPSSPPPTPTPRPADGETGGPRKLLQMDSGYASIEGRGVGDDGPLSAPEKRSSFTSAGREATVGCSFESPAPETPVRPRSPRAWPRRAPRRDYSIDEKTDALFHEFLRHDPHFDDALSATARHRARAHPHPHARKQWQQRGRQHSDPGARAAPSTPSTAQSGAPRPARAPLRRGDSVDCPPDGRAGDDPATSSIPVIEEEPGGGCPGSGLCAGTPGALLDKLAASLDDRLFPPRLTQSVGVAPALATAAPTSPDHSPV is encoded by the exons ATGCAGCCCACGGCCACCATGGCCACGGCCGCCGCCTCCACCACCTCCGCCACGGTTGCCCTGACCACGACGTGGGACAACGCCACGGATCGCCCTACA GCAGAGCCCGGCCCAGTCCTGGACAGCTATCTgctgctgatggtggtgatggcgcTGTTTGTCGGGGGAGCCCTCGCGGTGCTGTCGGGTGCACTGCTGCTCTGCAGGCGCTGCTGGGAGGCGCACCGACGCCTCCACAG AGccccagaggaagcagagaagaccACCACCACCTACCTGGACAACGGTGCCCACCCTGCCCAAG ACCCCGAGTTCAGGGGGGAGGATCCGGAGGGTCAAGACACCGAGACCCAGCGCTTCTTGTCCACCAGCTCCACCGGCCGCCGAGTGTCCTTCAATGAAGCAGCCCTGTTTGAGCAGAGTCGGAAGGCGCAGGACAAGGGCCGCCG GTACACCCTGACGGAGGGGGACTTCCACCACCTGAAGAATGCCCGCCTCACCCACCTGCACCTGCCGCCCCTCAAGATCGTCACCATTCACGAATGCGACTCTGGCGAGGCCAGTGCAACTGCCACACCACACCCCACGGTTGCCCCCAAAGCCAGCCTTGCCATATTCCAG CCCCCGGGGAAGGCCCTCACCGGCCGCTCCGTGGGCCCCAGCTCCGCCCTGCCAGGTGACCCCTACAACTCGGCCGTGGGCCCTGCCAACTTCGGGATCAGCCCCTCGGCCTCCAGTGACTCCGGGGAAGGCAGCTCG CTGGACACTGGGGCCAGGAGCACCAAGCCTGGTGTGCAGGGGGCTGCAGCAGGGCTTGGGGAGGCGGGCCCTGGGCCAGGCCCCGTCCTGCAGTTCTTCACCCGCCTGAGGCGCCATGCTAGCCTGGACGGGGCCAGCCCCTATTTCAAGGTCAAGAAATGGAAACTGGAGCCCAGCCAGCGGGCGTCCAGTCTGGACACAAGAG GCTCCCCCAAGCGACACCACTTCCAGCGGCAGCGGGCAGCCAGCGAGAGCAtggagcaggaggaaggggatgCCCCCCACGTGGACTTCATCCAGTACATTGCCAGCGCGGGCGACACCATGGTCTTCCCAAGCCCCCGTCCCTTTCTGGCCAGCCCCACCAGCCCGCCCCCCAGTCTCGGCAG GCTAGAGGCAGCCGAGGAGGTGAGCGCTGCAGGAGGAGCGAGCCCTGAGTCCCCCCTAGAGCGTGGCATCATCGCGGGGCCTGAACAGCTACAAGACTCAGATGGAGAGCGAGACGCGGGGCTCGAGCAGGCCCCGACCATCTACCGCGATATCTGGAGTTTGCGCGCCTCGCTCGAGCTGCACGCGGCTGCCTCTTCAGACCACAGCAGCAGCGGCAACGACCGTGACTCGGTGCGCAGTGGCGACAGCTCGGGCTCGGGCTCCGGGGGCGCCGCACCCGTCTTTCCACCGTCCTCGCCGCCACCCACACCCACGCCGCGGCCAGCGGATGGAGAGACGGGCGGACCACGCAAGCTGCTGCAGATGGACAGCGGCTATGCCAGCATCGAAGGCCGCGGCGTGGGGGATGATGGGCCCCTCAGCGCGCCCGAGAAGCGCTCCTCCTTTACGAGTGCAGGCCGCGAGGCCACTGTGGGCTGCAGCTTCGAGAGCCCCGCGCCAGAGACACCCGTCCGTCCCCGCAGCCCGCGTGCCTGGCCTCGCCGGGCCCCGCGCCGCGACTACAGCATCGACGAGAAGACAGACGCGCTATTCCATGAGTTTCTACGCCACGACCCGCACTTCGACGACGCCCTGTCTGCCACAGCGCGCCATAGGGCGCGCGCGCACCCGCACCCCCATGCACGCAAGCAGTGGCAGCAGCGGGGCCGGCAGCACAGCGACCCTGGAGCACGCGCTGCGCCCTCCACCCCATCCACGGCCCAATCTGGTGCCCCCCGCCCCGCACGCGCACCCCTGCGCCGCGGAGACAGTGTCGACTGCCCACCCGACGGCAGAGCAGGCGACGACCCAGCCACGTCCTCCATCCCCGTCATCGAGGAGGAACCCGGTGGTGGATGCCCGGGGTCCGGCCTGTGCGCTGGGACCCCGGGTGCGCTGCTGGACAAGCTGGCGGCCAGCCTCGACGACAGGCTCTTCCCGCCACGGCTGACCCAGTCAGTCGGCGTGGCCCCTGCGTTGGCCACGGCCGCGCCCACTTCCCCTGACCACAGCCCGGTCTAA
- the ATP5F1D gene encoding ATP synthase subunit delta, mitochondrial has translation MLPSALLRRPGLGRLVRQVRAYAEAAPAQAPAAGPGQMSFTFASPTQVFFNGANVRQVDVPTQTGAFGILAAHVPTLQVLRPGLVVVHAEDGTTSKYFVSSGSVTVNADSSVQLLAEEAVTLDMLDLGAAKANLEKAQSELLGAADEATRAEIQIRIDANEALVKALE, from the exons ATGCTGCCCTCCGCGTTGCTCCGCCGTCCGGGTTTGGGCCGCCTCGTACGCCAGGTCCGCGCCTACGCCGAGGCCGCCCCTGCTCAGGCCCCTGCCGCGGGTCCGGGACAGATGTCCTTCACCTTCGCCTCACCCACGCAG GTGTTCTTCAACGGCGCCAACGTCCGCCAGGTGGACGTGCCCACGCAGACCGGCGCCTTCGGCATCCTTGCAGCCCATGTGCCCACTTTGCAGGTCCTGCGGCCAGGCCTGGTTGTGGTCCACGCTGAAGATGGCACCACCTCCAAATACTTCG TGAGTAGCGGCTCTGTCACAGTGAATGCTGACTCCTCTGTGCAGTTACTGGCTGAGGAAGCCGTCACCTTGGACATGCTGGATCTGGGG GCAGCCAAAGCGAACCTGGAGAAGGCACAGTCGGAGCTGTTGGGGGCAGCAGACGAGGCCACTCGGGCTGAGATCCAAATCCGCATCGATGCCAACGAGGCCTTGGTGAAGGCTCTGGAGTAG
- the LOC128051014 gene encoding basic salivary proline-rich protein 2-like produces MWPRPDGAPGPWPTGRGGGRPASPPARPPAPWPPKLHPEGGADKGSGAARLAPDRLRHRVLVPDVGRVQGVSNPGDPLENRNGKDSALPAEPSGPLPPPRPRGTPTPLPSDCPLPRAASAPPARVSGQRSRAGPAEGAPALLTHRSPERRARAQPGTPRHVTARAGATREAGPARGTGVGREVAQAREGPSGSGHVTGVQAPPAAPPLTGASRFSREGAPQADPAASPSAGTQSRGAGIASRFRLQRFPGRAQGEAPASYASSFGPPPYPTANHPNPGSRAPSASPPALC; encoded by the exons ATGTGGCCCAGGCCGGACGGTGCCCCAGGGCCCTGGCCGACAGGCAGGGGCGGGGGCCGGCCTGCGTCACCGCCCGcccggccccccgccccctgGCCGCCTAAACTCCACCCCGAAGGCGGTGCGGATAAAGGCTCGGGGGCCGCCCGCTTAGCCCCAGACCGGCTCCGCCACCGCGTACTCGTTCCGGACGTGG GCAGGGTTCAAGGTGTCTCCAACCCTGGGGATCCCCTTGAGAACCGGAATGGGAAGGACTCGGCGCTGCCGGCAGAGCCGTCTGGACctctgcccccgccccgcccccggggcaCTCCCACTCCCC TCCCGTCTGACTGCCCTCTACCCCGGGCTGCATCGGCGCCCCCTGCCCGGGTCTCTGGGCAGCGCTCCCGGGCGGGGCCGGCAGAGGGCGCGCCAGCGCTGCTGACTCACCGCAGCCCCGAGCGGCGCGCGCGGGCGCAGCCGGGGACGCCGCGTCACGTCACGGCTCGGGCGGGCGCGACTCGGGAAGCGGGCCCGGCCCGCGGGACGGGGGTGGGACGCGAGGTGGCACAGGCGCGGGAGGGGCCGTCCGGCAGCGGCCACGTCACCGGGGTGCAGGCCCCGCCCGCAGCTCCACCCCTTACAGGGGCTTCACGCTTCTCGAGAGAGGGGGCGCCGCAGGCCGACCCTGCCGCGAGTCCTTCAGCGGGGACCCAGTCACGAGGCGCGGGGATCGCGTCCCGCTTCCGCTTGCAGCGGTTTCCCGGACGGGCACAGGGGGAGGCCCCGGCTTCCTATGCTTCCAGCTTTGGGCCGCCGCCTTATCCCACGGCAAACCACCCCAACCCGGGTTCTCGGGCCCCGAGCGCCTCGCCGCCCGCCCTTTGTTGA